The Chitinivorax tropicus genome includes a window with the following:
- a CDS encoding alkaline phosphatase, giving the protein MKRMLIASLLVASALLVACRSSDSNNKQAAQPVPAEKTPKNVIFFLGDGMGINTLTASRIYAVGEEGELTIDTMPETGFIKTYSNDSQVTDSAPSMSAYMTGVKMNNEVISMSSDTKAIEPDMKAFTSKCGAANGTPAQTFLELAKAAGWGTGVVTTTRVTHATPAATYAHACHRDAEADIAAQLVPGGQGFNSKLGDGVDIVLGGGKQYFVPAEAGGKRQDKRDLTAELKAKGYAVALSRSEFDAIDPAKAGKVLGLFANSHLSYDLDRDSSKEPSLAEMTVKAITTLKKNKAGFFLMVEGGRIDHALHETVAKKALQDTVAFDNAIKAAIDEMKKTDPELKNTLIVVTADHDHTLVLNGYGKRTGKTTATNPGILGLMRDYSDGSVAKDSDGKPFTVLGFGNGHNRVPGNRNSAGDLTDDIVSANTYAQEAAIRIGKDQGSETHGGTDVFIGAMGMGADQFSGFMDNTQVFGLLRSAAGL; this is encoded by the coding sequence ATGAAGCGGATGCTGATCGCAAGCCTGCTTGTCGCCAGTGCATTGCTGGTGGCCTGCAGATCGAGTGACTCGAACAACAAGCAGGCTGCCCAGCCTGTGCCAGCCGAGAAGACCCCCAAGAATGTCATTTTCTTTCTGGGTGATGGCATGGGTATCAATACCCTGACTGCCAGCCGTATCTACGCCGTAGGCGAAGAGGGTGAGCTGACCATCGATACCATGCCAGAGACAGGCTTCATCAAAACCTATTCCAATGACTCACAAGTGACGGATTCCGCACCCTCCATGTCGGCTTACATGACGGGGGTGAAGATGAACAACGAAGTGATTTCGATGTCGTCTGACACCAAGGCCATCGAGCCTGATATGAAAGCCTTTACCAGCAAGTGTGGGGCGGCCAATGGTACCCCGGCCCAGACCTTTCTGGAGCTGGCCAAGGCAGCTGGCTGGGGCACTGGCGTGGTGACCACGACACGTGTCACCCATGCTACACCGGCTGCCACCTATGCCCATGCCTGCCATCGAGATGCCGAGGCTGACATCGCCGCGCAACTGGTACCAGGCGGGCAGGGCTTCAACAGCAAATTGGGTGATGGGGTGGATATTGTCCTGGGGGGCGGCAAGCAATATTTCGTGCCAGCAGAGGCCGGTGGTAAGCGCCAGGACAAGCGTGATCTGACTGCTGAGCTGAAAGCCAAGGGCTACGCCGTGGCATTGAGCCGCAGTGAATTCGACGCCATCGACCCTGCCAAAGCGGGCAAGGTGCTGGGACTGTTTGCTAACAGCCATCTGAGCTATGACCTCGATCGGGACAGCAGCAAGGAGCCCAGCCTGGCCGAGATGACCGTCAAGGCGATCACTACCCTGAAAAAGAACAAGGCTGGTTTTTTCCTGATGGTAGAAGGGGGCCGTATCGACCATGCGCTGCATGAAACTGTCGCCAAGAAAGCCCTGCAGGACACAGTCGCCTTTGATAATGCCATCAAAGCTGCCATCGACGAGATGAAAAAGACTGACCCAGAGTTGAAAAACACCTTGATCGTGGTCACCGCAGACCATGACCACACGTTGGTGCTGAACGGTTACGGCAAGCGCACTGGCAAGACCACGGCCACCAATCCCGGCATCCTCGGCCTGATGCGTGACTATAGCGATGGCAGCGTCGCCAAAGACAGTGATGGCAAGCCTTTTACCGTCCTTGGTTTTGGCAATGGCCACAATCGCGTGCCAGGTAACCGCAACAGCGCAGGCGACCTGACCGATGACATCGTATCGGCCAACACCTATGCACAAGAAGCGGCGATCCGGATCGGTAAGGATCAGGGCAGTGAAACCCATGGTGGCACCGATGTGTTCATCGGTGCGATGGGCATGGGCGCTGATCAGTTCAGCGGGTTCATGGACAACACCCAGGTATTCGGCCTGCTGCGTAGCGCAGCCGGTCTGTAA
- the coaBC gene encoding bifunctional phosphopantothenoylcysteine decarboxylase/phosphopantothenate--cysteine ligase CoaBC — MSRHLLLGITGGIAAYKSAELTRLFNKAGYTVQVAMSEAATHFVGPVTFQGLSGRPVFVDQWDARISNNMPHIDLSRAADAILIAPASADFIAKLANGLCDDLLSTLCAARDCPLLIAPAMNRQMWENPANQRNIALLQQDGVVILGPGNGDQACGEVGDGRMLEPEALFELTEGVFQPKSLAGKQVLITAGPTFEPIDAVRGITNISSGKMGYAVARAAVEAGARVTLISGPTALAAPLGCLRVDVNTAQQMLDAVLAHVGKADIFIGVAAVADYAVKNRSEHKIKKSDANLSIELTPNPDILATVASLPAAPFCVGFAAESQHVLQYADEKRRRKKVPLLVANLAQAAFGADDNEITLLDDAGHHPLPKASKQVLARELIQHIARMITPHA, encoded by the coding sequence ATGTCACGACATCTTCTTTTGGGTATCACCGGCGGTATTGCTGCTTACAAATCAGCCGAGTTGACGCGGCTGTTCAACAAAGCGGGTTACACCGTGCAGGTGGCCATGAGTGAGGCAGCCACGCATTTTGTCGGCCCGGTGACCTTTCAAGGCTTGTCTGGCAGGCCGGTTTTCGTGGATCAATGGGATGCGCGTATCAGCAATAACATGCCGCATATCGACCTCTCACGAGCGGCGGATGCGATCCTGATTGCCCCTGCCAGCGCTGATTTCATCGCCAAACTGGCCAATGGTTTGTGTGACGACCTGTTATCGACGTTGTGTGCGGCGCGTGATTGTCCGTTGTTGATTGCCCCAGCCATGAACCGGCAGATGTGGGAAAACCCAGCCAATCAGCGCAATATTGCGCTGCTGCAACAAGATGGGGTCGTGATTCTCGGCCCTGGTAACGGCGACCAAGCCTGTGGCGAGGTGGGCGATGGCCGCATGCTGGAGCCTGAGGCGCTGTTCGAGCTGACCGAGGGGGTTTTCCAGCCCAAGTCGCTGGCGGGTAAGCAGGTGTTGATCACTGCCGGGCCGACATTCGAGCCGATTGATGCAGTGCGTGGCATTACTAACATCAGCTCAGGCAAGATGGGCTACGCCGTGGCACGCGCAGCGGTCGAAGCCGGGGCGCGGGTCACGCTGATCAGCGGCCCAACGGCACTTGCCGCCCCGCTTGGTTGCCTGCGAGTCGATGTCAACACGGCCCAACAAATGCTGGATGCGGTGCTGGCGCATGTCGGCAAGGCGGATATTTTCATTGGTGTGGCGGCTGTGGCTGACTATGCCGTCAAAAACCGTAGTGAACACAAGATCAAGAAGAGCGATGCCAATTTGAGCATCGAGCTGACCCCGAACCCGGACATCCTGGCCACTGTGGCAAGCCTGCCTGCCGCGCCTTTCTGCGTGGGCTTTGCTGCCGAAAGCCAGCATGTCTTGCAGTATGCCGACGAAAAGCGTCGCCGTAAGAAGGTGCCGCTCTTGGTCGCCAATCTGGCCCAGGCTGCGTTTGGTGCTGACGACAATGAAATCACCCTGTTGGATGATGCCGGTCACCACCCGCTGCCCAAAGCCAGTAAGCAAGTGCTCGCCCGCGAGCTGATTCAACATATCGCAAGAATGATCACCCCCCATGCCTAA
- a CDS encoding lytic polysaccharide monooxygenase, whose amino-acid sequence MLMLPWLAQAHGTMDVPASRVMNCYKEGPESPKSAACRAAVEAGGAQALYDWNGINQLPNGNHKAFVPDGKLCSGGKELFKGMDLPRNDWVPTPISAGPDGKFEFVYNASAPHSTRYFEFYITRDGYDATKPLKWSDLESTPFCTINKVTLENGTYRMSCPLPKNKSGKHVIYNIWQRADSAEAFYSCIDVEMNGTVVSDWREIGQVRAQQDLAVGSKVTLRVFDKDGKDAESHTITLNNGMNTAAAWPYHLGQKVNAESRIVGIGKLDAKGVLKPVVSNTENRIYVHGQANYNTKIDIVAAPNPNPNPNPNPNPNPNPKPNPTPGAGCDGVQAWSNARAYNGGEKTAFKSQLWQAQWWTRGEEPGSMQWGAWKAIGKCTGGGGTTPTPTPAPSNKCEQPWSASATYTAANTKVSHQGHNYLNKWWTRGDTPGQADVWELQGACK is encoded by the coding sequence ATGTTGATGTTACCCTGGCTTGCGCAGGCGCATGGCACGATGGACGTCCCCGCCAGCCGGGTGATGAATTGCTATAAAGAAGGCCCTGAAAGCCCCAAATCAGCAGCATGCCGGGCGGCTGTTGAAGCAGGTGGCGCTCAGGCGCTCTACGACTGGAATGGCATCAACCAATTGCCCAATGGCAACCACAAGGCTTTTGTTCCGGATGGCAAACTGTGTAGCGGTGGTAAAGAGCTGTTCAAGGGCATGGATCTGCCACGTAATGACTGGGTGCCAACGCCGATTTCCGCTGGCCCTGATGGCAAGTTCGAGTTTGTCTATAACGCCTCTGCGCCACATTCAACACGCTATTTCGAGTTCTACATCACCCGTGATGGCTATGACGCGACCAAGCCGCTGAAATGGTCGGATCTCGAATCCACGCCATTTTGCACCATCAACAAGGTGACGCTGGAAAACGGCACCTATCGCATGAGCTGTCCGCTGCCCAAGAACAAATCGGGCAAACATGTCATCTATAACATCTGGCAACGTGCGGACAGCGCCGAGGCATTCTACTCTTGTATCGACGTGGAAATGAACGGCACCGTGGTGTCGGATTGGCGCGAGATCGGACAAGTGCGTGCGCAGCAGGATCTGGCAGTCGGTAGCAAGGTGACACTGCGGGTGTTCGATAAAGACGGCAAGGATGCTGAATCACACACCATCACGCTCAACAACGGCATGAATACCGCTGCAGCCTGGCCTTATCATTTGGGGCAAAAGGTGAACGCGGAGTCTCGCATCGTGGGTATCGGCAAGCTGGATGCCAAGGGCGTGTTGAAGCCGGTTGTCAGCAACACGGAAAACCGTATCTACGTGCACGGCCAAGCCAATTACAATACCAAGATCGACATCGTTGCGGCGCCGAATCCTAACCCGAATCCTAACCCCAATCCAAATCCGAACCCTAACCCGAAACCCAATCCAACCCCAGGTGCCGGGTGTGATGGTGTTCAGGCTTGGAGCAATGCACGGGCCTACAACGGTGGTGAAAAAACCGCGTTCAAGTCCCAGCTGTGGCAAGCACAATGGTGGACTCGTGGCGAAGAGCCGGGCAGCATGCAATGGGGCGCTTGGAAAGCCATCGGCAAGTGCACTGGTGGCGGTGGTACGACACCCACCCCGACACCTGCGCCAAGCAACAAATGTGAGCAACCCTGGTCAGCCAGCGCCACTTATACTGCGGCCAACACCAAGGTCAGCCACCAGGGTCACAACTACCTCAACAAGTGGTGGACACGTGGCGATACCCCAGGGCAAGCCGATGTATGGGAGCTGCAAGGGGCATGCAAGTAA
- a CDS encoding Shedu immune nuclease family protein, whose translation MIAARAKERDIQNLLKSNLDLIGQSVAFAPIKDEYIVFSEFPLGNGSVDFVVFTDRSRMDVVLIEIKGADFPFVNSDGRVHADINEAAQKIRERYAYIRSNYEYFRREVHSIRKEVEAGKQRYNSLLGPNGYLHVDPEKDIDIKGIVIGGTTRDDMTESRIRHQLEIDSPRIKFESWDSWLRKNGGVGGELCDAYAQ comes from the coding sequence TTGATTGCTGCTAGAGCTAAAGAGCGTGATATCCAAAACTTACTGAAAAGCAATTTGGATCTGATAGGCCAGTCAGTTGCATTCGCTCCAATAAAGGATGAGTACATTGTCTTTTCGGAGTTCCCACTAGGAAACGGAAGTGTCGATTTTGTAGTATTTACTGATCGCTCAAGAATGGACGTTGTGTTGATCGAAATAAAAGGAGCTGATTTTCCATTCGTCAATTCAGATGGAAGAGTTCATGCTGATATAAATGAGGCAGCTCAGAAAATTCGCGAGCGCTACGCTTACATTAGATCCAATTACGAGTATTTTCGTCGAGAAGTACACTCAATTCGCAAGGAAGTTGAAGCGGGTAAACAACGTTACAATTCGTTACTTGGGCCAAATGGCTATCTCCATGTTGATCCAGAGAAAGATATTGATATAAAAGGTATAGTTATCGGTGGTACTACCCGGGATGATATGACAGAGAGCAGGATTCGGCATCAGCTAGAGATAGATAGCCCTCGTATTAAGTTTGAATCTTGGGATAGCTGGCTGAGAAAAAATGGAGGCGTGGGTGGGGAATTGTGCGATGCTTACGCCCAATAA
- a CDS encoding alkaline phosphatase → MKHTPTLIATALVALSLPLSAQAAGEAKNVIFFVGDGMGPTTVTAARIYKYGEAGQLNMEKLSRTARIKTFSNDAQTTDSAPSMAAYMTGVKMNNEVISMTADTKAITPTTALTGNCGANNGKAVETILELAKGKGKAVGAITTTRITHATPAATYSHVCHRDAENDIAVQAVPGGAGYNPALKDGLDVLLGGGKQFFVPKADGGARPDGRHLVNEMKAAGYTYVETGSALTAVDGKAVNKLFGLFNKNHMDYELDRVKKSLDQPSLADMTIKAIDVLSKNPNGYFLMVEGGRIDHALHGTNAKRVLEDTIAFDDAIKAALAKVDLSNTLLVFTADHDHTMTINGYSRRGNPILDISRSYREADCTDPKNPKTCKANTDADGNTYTTLVFGNGPNRKDIRTTLTSGDTDKSMVLHDDYMQETGIRLGSETHGGGDVMLGAGGAGAKGFKGTLDNTKVFGLLKAAMGL, encoded by the coding sequence ATGAAACATACACCCACTCTGATTGCCACGGCCCTGGTCGCACTGTCGCTGCCCTTGTCTGCGCAGGCTGCGGGCGAGGCCAAGAACGTGATCTTCTTCGTCGGTGATGGCATGGGCCCCACCACTGTCACCGCCGCTCGTATCTATAAATATGGCGAGGCAGGGCAGCTGAATATGGAAAAGCTGTCGCGCACTGCGCGCATCAAAACCTTTTCGAATGATGCCCAGACCACCGACTCGGCCCCCTCGATGGCTGCCTATATGACGGGCGTGAAGATGAACAATGAAGTCATCTCAATGACCGCCGACACCAAAGCCATCACCCCAACGACAGCTCTGACCGGCAACTGTGGTGCCAATAATGGCAAGGCTGTGGAAACCATTCTCGAATTGGCCAAGGGTAAAGGCAAAGCAGTCGGTGCCATCACCACCACCCGCATCACCCATGCCACCCCGGCAGCCACCTACTCACATGTGTGCCATCGCGATGCGGAAAACGATATCGCTGTGCAGGCCGTACCTGGTGGCGCGGGCTACAACCCAGCCCTGAAGGATGGCCTGGATGTCCTGCTGGGTGGCGGTAAACAGTTTTTCGTGCCCAAGGCTGATGGCGGTGCCCGCCCAGATGGTCGGCATCTGGTCAATGAAATGAAGGCTGCTGGCTACACCTATGTTGAAACAGGCAGCGCATTGACTGCTGTGGATGGCAAGGCGGTGAATAAGCTGTTCGGCTTGTTCAACAAGAACCACATGGACTATGAGCTGGACCGGGTCAAGAAAAGCCTGGATCAGCCCAGCCTGGCGGACATGACCATCAAAGCGATCGATGTGTTGAGCAAGAACCCCAATGGCTATTTCCTGATGGTCGAAGGAGGGCGCATCGATCACGCATTGCATGGCACCAATGCCAAACGGGTCTTGGAGGACACCATCGCATTCGATGATGCCATCAAAGCAGCGCTGGCCAAGGTTGACCTCAGCAACACATTGTTGGTGTTCACGGCTGACCATGACCACACCATGACCATCAACGGCTACTCCCGCCGGGGCAATCCTATCCTCGACATTTCACGCAGCTATCGGGAAGCCGATTGTACTGACCCGAAAAACCCCAAGACCTGCAAAGCCAATACTGACGCAGATGGCAACACCTATACCACCTTGGTCTTCGGTAACGGCCCTAACCGCAAGGACATCCGCACCACCCTCACCTCGGGTGATACCGACAAGAGCATGGTGCTGCACGACGACTATATGCAGGAAACGGGCATCCGCCTGGGTTCGGAAACCCACGGTGGTGGCGACGTCATGCTTGGTGCGGGCGGCGCGGGCGCCAAAGGCTTCAAGGGCACGCTCGACAACACCAAGGTATTCGGGCTGCTGAAAGCGGCCATGGGCCTGTAA
- a CDS encoding 2-hydroxychromene-2-carboxylate isomerase, protein MSLAIDFYFDFSSPYSYIAANRLDGFDARNGKTLVWRPILTGAIFKLLNNPPQNEPKLAYMMQDAKRCAAYHRMPLNWPSHFPINPLAACRAFYWLYEDKPDVAVQIALALLKAYWVTDHDISDGDYVLDLGERFGIDREYLHEGLNDQNVKDKLRQTTEVAFQRGVFGVPWVFVGDEPFWGQDRLDQMERWVQIGGWKY, encoded by the coding sequence ATGTCATTGGCAATCGATTTCTACTTCGATTTCAGCTCACCTTACTCCTACATTGCCGCCAACCGACTGGATGGATTTGATGCGCGCAATGGCAAAACTCTGGTCTGGCGCCCCATCTTGACCGGCGCCATCTTCAAGCTGCTGAACAACCCGCCACAAAACGAACCCAAGCTCGCCTATATGATGCAAGATGCCAAGCGCTGCGCCGCCTACCACCGCATGCCACTCAACTGGCCCAGCCACTTCCCGATCAACCCCTTGGCCGCCTGCCGCGCCTTCTACTGGCTGTATGAAGACAAACCCGATGTCGCGGTGCAAATTGCACTGGCCCTGCTGAAAGCCTACTGGGTCACCGACCACGATATCAGCGATGGCGATTACGTACTGGACTTGGGCGAGCGCTTCGGCATCGATCGGGAATACCTGCACGAAGGACTCAACGACCAAAACGTCAAAGACAAACTACGTCAGACCACCGAAGTCGCATTTCAGCGAGGCGTCTTCGGTGTGCCATGGGTATTCGTCGGCGACGAGCCATTCTGGGGACAGGACCGTCTGGACCAGATGGAACGCTGGGTGCAGATCGGTGGCTGGAAGTACTGA
- the ubiD gene encoding 4-hydroxy-3-polyprenylbenzoate decarboxylase has product MRYDDLRDFIAQLEKLGELKRVQAPVSTHLEMTEICDRVLRAEGPAILFEQVKGHSMPVLANLFGTPKRVAMGMGADNVLALREIGKLLSYLKEPEPPKGLRDAWEKWPVLKQVLNMAPKEVRSAPCQEVVWEGKDVDLSRIPIQHCWPGDVAPLITWGLVVTRGPHKSRQNLGIYRQQVLGPNKVIMRWLAHRGGALDFREHSQANPGQPFPIAVVLGCDPATILGAVTPVPDSLSEYQFAGLLRGAKTELVKCIGSDLQVPASSEIVLEGVIHPGETALEGPYGDHTGYYNEQDSFPVFTIERITMRRNPIYHSTYTGKPPDEPAILGVALNEVFVPILQKQFPEITDFYLPPEGCSYRLAVVSIKKAYPGHAKRVMFGIWSFLRQFMYTKFIIVTDDDVNIRDWKEVIWAMTTRVDPTRDTTLVDHTPIDYLDFASPVSGLGSKMGIDATNKWQGETSREWGTPIVMSDDIKQRVDAMWNQLGL; this is encoded by the coding sequence ATGAGATACGACGACCTACGCGACTTCATCGCCCAGCTGGAAAAACTGGGCGAACTGAAACGGGTGCAGGCTCCAGTCTCCACCCACCTCGAAATGACTGAGATCTGTGACCGGGTGCTGCGGGCTGAGGGCCCGGCCATCCTGTTCGAGCAGGTCAAGGGGCACAGCATGCCCGTGCTTGCCAACTTGTTTGGCACACCCAAGCGAGTGGCCATGGGCATGGGTGCGGACAATGTGCTGGCGCTACGCGAGATAGGCAAGCTGTTGTCCTACCTGAAAGAGCCAGAACCACCAAAGGGCCTGCGCGATGCCTGGGAAAAATGGCCGGTGTTGAAGCAAGTGCTGAACATGGCTCCCAAAGAGGTACGTAGCGCCCCCTGCCAAGAGGTCGTGTGGGAAGGCAAGGATGTCGATCTCTCGCGTATCCCCATCCAGCATTGCTGGCCAGGAGACGTGGCGCCGCTGATCACCTGGGGCCTGGTGGTAACACGCGGCCCACACAAGTCGCGGCAAAACCTCGGCATCTATCGTCAACAGGTGTTGGGGCCTAACAAGGTCATCATGCGCTGGCTGGCCCACCGTGGTGGCGCGCTGGATTTCCGTGAACATAGCCAAGCCAACCCTGGGCAACCGTTCCCGATTGCCGTCGTGCTCGGCTGCGATCCGGCTACCATCCTGGGTGCGGTCACCCCAGTGCCGGACAGCCTGAGTGAATACCAATTCGCCGGATTGTTACGCGGCGCCAAGACTGAGCTGGTCAAATGCATCGGCTCGGATCTACAAGTACCCGCATCCAGTGAGATCGTACTCGAAGGCGTCATCCACCCTGGCGAAACAGCGCTGGAAGGCCCTTATGGCGACCACACTGGCTACTACAACGAGCAGGATTCCTTTCCCGTATTCACCATCGAGCGCATCACCATGCGCCGCAACCCGATCTACCACAGCACCTACACCGGCAAACCACCTGACGAGCCGGCCATTCTCGGCGTCGCCTTGAATGAGGTATTCGTGCCGATCCTGCAAAAGCAGTTCCCTGAAATCACCGACTTCTACCTGCCCCCTGAGGGCTGCAGCTATCGGCTGGCCGTGGTTAGCATCAAAAAAGCCTACCCCGGCCACGCCAAGCGGGTGATGTTTGGTATCTGGTCGTTTCTGCGGCAGTTCATGTATACCAAATTCATCATCGTCACCGATGACGATGTGAACATCCGGGACTGGAAGGAAGTAATCTGGGCCATGACCACCCGGGTTGATCCGACAAGAGACACCACCTTGGTCGATCACACCCCAATCGATTACCTCGATTTCGCCAGCCCGGTCTCTGGGCTTGGCTCCAAGATGGGCATCGACGCGACCAACAAATGGCAAGGCGAAACCAGCCGCGAGTGGGGAACCCCCATTGTGATGAGCGACGACATCAAGCAGCGTGTGGATGCAATGTGGAATCAGCTGGGGCTTTAA
- a CDS encoding PhoX family protein has protein sequence MSKYDIEDEGLSNPSGNPLFETILNARLNRRQLLQGGLGSLAMSFVGSMGLTSMAQAGSLTAPDVKPGFKAVPVSFADSVTVAEGYSAHVFVRWGDSIGDTLGNAPFYANAGNTAEDQLIQFGMHHDGMSYFPLPWGSSNSSSALIAVNHEYIDRGLLHPAEPRFSHTPAQVQKEINAHGVTVYEVSQAPNRQWSVKRPSKYARRITADTPCRIGGPAKGHELMRTQFDPKGEEILGTLNNCANGMTPWGTYLTCEENFNGYFTNYSDEITPDQKRYGISMKGAGYEWAKAGGIHARFDCGLHPNEPNRFGWVVEIDPFDATATPVKRTALGRIKHENAAVTLATDNRVVVYMGDDERFEYIYKFVSEGKFDRSDRKKNMDLLDKGTLYVAQFKEDGTGKWLPLTTHNPKLAAFKDQAEILIKARSAADVVGATKMDRPEWIAIHPTTKQVYCTLTNNSKREQADAANPRAKNTHGHIIRWEETDPAADSFRWDIFVMAGDPTSTIGSNQGNLQGDIYSAPDGLAFDSRGLLWIQTDMSTSAMYHPQHATKQTEFKNFGNNQLLAVSPADGVAKRFLTGPVGCELTGLAFTPDGKTLFVNIQHPGEPLDDKTEFNDPKQPSRYSTWPDGGRPRSATLVISKDDGGVIGT, from the coding sequence ATGAGCAAGTACGACATTGAAGATGAAGGCCTGTCCAACCCTTCAGGCAACCCTTTGTTTGAAACCATTTTGAATGCCCGCCTCAACCGCCGCCAACTGCTGCAAGGCGGCCTGGGCTCATTGGCGATGAGTTTCGTCGGCTCGATGGGTCTGACCAGCATGGCTCAAGCAGGCAGCCTGACAGCGCCAGATGTCAAACCTGGTTTCAAAGCAGTACCAGTCTCATTTGCAGACAGCGTCACCGTGGCCGAGGGCTATTCAGCCCATGTCTTTGTCCGCTGGGGTGACTCGATTGGCGATACCCTGGGCAACGCGCCGTTTTATGCCAATGCAGGCAACACGGCAGAAGACCAGTTGATCCAGTTTGGCATGCACCATGATGGCATGAGCTATTTCCCGCTGCCCTGGGGCAGCAGCAACTCAAGCAGTGCCTTGATTGCCGTCAACCATGAATACATCGATCGTGGCCTGCTGCATCCGGCAGAGCCTCGATTCAGCCACACACCGGCCCAGGTGCAGAAGGAAATCAACGCTCACGGCGTCACCGTCTACGAGGTCAGCCAGGCACCCAATCGGCAGTGGAGCGTCAAACGCCCGTCCAAATATGCGCGTCGGATCACCGCTGACACACCCTGTCGTATCGGCGGCCCTGCCAAGGGCCATGAATTGATGCGCACTCAGTTCGACCCCAAGGGCGAAGAAATCCTGGGCACCCTCAACAACTGCGCCAATGGCATGACGCCATGGGGCACTTACCTGACCTGTGAAGAGAATTTCAACGGTTATTTCACCAATTACTCTGACGAAATCACCCCAGATCAAAAACGCTACGGCATCAGCATGAAAGGTGCCGGGTATGAATGGGCCAAGGCTGGTGGCATTCACGCTCGCTTCGATTGCGGATTGCATCCGAACGAGCCGAACCGTTTCGGCTGGGTGGTCGAGATCGATCCGTTCGACGCCACCGCCACACCTGTCAAGCGCACCGCACTGGGCCGGATCAAGCACGAAAATGCCGCAGTCACCCTGGCGACGGACAACCGTGTCGTGGTGTATATGGGTGATGACGAGCGCTTCGAATACATCTACAAATTTGTCTCGGAAGGCAAATTCGACCGTAGCGACCGTAAAAAGAACATGGACTTGCTCGACAAGGGCACACTTTATGTTGCGCAATTCAAGGAAGATGGCACGGGCAAGTGGCTGCCGCTGACCACACACAACCCGAAGCTCGCTGCCTTCAAAGATCAGGCAGAGATCTTGATCAAGGCCCGCTCGGCTGCTGATGTCGTCGGTGCCACCAAAATGGATCGCCCGGAGTGGATTGCCATCCACCCGACCACCAAGCAGGTGTATTGCACACTGACCAACAACAGCAAGCGCGAACAGGCTGACGCAGCCAACCCACGCGCCAAGAACACCCATGGCCATATCATCCGCTGGGAAGAAACCGACCCGGCTGCGGACAGCTTCCGCTGGGACATCTTCGTCATGGCAGGCGACCCCACCAGCACCATCGGCAGCAATCAAGGCAATTTGCAAGGCGATATCTACAGCGCGCCAGATGGCTTGGCCTTCGACTCACGCGGCCTGCTGTGGATTCAGACCGATATGTCAACCAGCGCCATGTACCACCCGCAGCACGCCACCAAGCAGACTGAATTCAAAAATTTCGGCAACAACCAATTGCTGGCAGTCAGCCCTGCCGATGGTGTGGCCAAGCGGTTCCTGACTGGCCCAGTCGGTTGCGAATTGACTGGCTTGGCCTTCACCCCCGATGGAAAGACGCTCTTCGTCAACATCCAGCACCCTGGCGAGCCATTGGACGATAAAACCGAATTCAACGATCCCAAACAACCAAGCCGCTATAGCACTTGGCCAGATGGCGGGCGGCCCCGTTCAGCCACCCTGGTCATCAGCAAAGATGATGGCGGAGTGATTGGCACCTAG
- the dut gene encoding dUTP diphosphatase, which yields MPNIDVKILDARLQDNLPAYATPGAAGLDLRACLDSALVLNPGDTQLIPTGIAIHLADPGLAAMILPRSGLGHKHGIVLGNLVGLIDSDYQGQIFVSCWNRGKEPFTINPMERIAQLVIVPVVQVGFNIVEDFASSERGAGGFGSTGKH from the coding sequence ATGCCTAATATTGATGTCAAGATTCTCGACGCTCGCCTACAAGACAACCTGCCTGCCTATGCCACCCCAGGCGCTGCAGGATTGGATCTGCGCGCCTGCTTGGACAGCGCGTTGGTGCTGAACCCCGGCGACACGCAACTGATCCCGACCGGCATTGCCATCCACCTGGCCGACCCAGGGCTGGCAGCCATGATTCTGCCGCGTTCGGGTCTGGGCCATAAGCACGGTATCGTGCTGGGTAATTTGGTTGGCCTGATCGACTCCGACTATCAAGGCCAGATTTTTGTCTCGTGCTGGAATCGTGGCAAAGAGCCCTTCACCATCAACCCGATGGAGCGTATTGCGCAGCTGGTGATCGTGCCGGTCGTGCAGGTGGGCTTCAACATCGTGGAAGACTTTGCCAGCAGCGAACGAGGCGCTGGCGGTTTCGGCAGCACCGGCAAACACTGA